DNA sequence from the Staphylococcus epidermidis genome:
CATATATTGTTAATCATATTTTATCATGATTGTTGTTTAATCTTCTACTTTTGCACCAAGAGAATTTTTAAAATGGGAGAGTGCCCATTGATGACCATCTTGATTAAAAGATGCTACGCCTCTAATTGGGATAGTGATGTTATAACCTAAATTGTATGCTGAAACAGCGGTATGCAAAATACAAATATCCGTGCAAACACCCACAATTTCAATATCATTGATTTGTCTTTCACGTAATAAACTATCTAATGGTGTACCGTAGAATGAATCGTATCTCGTTTTATCTAAATAATGTACATTCATTTGGTCTTTAATTGAGTTGTATAATCTACCTACCTCGCCATATAACTCACGACCTGGTGTTTGATGAATATTATGATTGGGGAATAATTTACTTTCAGGATGAAATTTATCATTTTCATAATGCAAGTCCATTAGGAAAAATATTTCCTGTTGATTATTATGATAATTTTTTATACGCTGAGTAATAAAAGTTTCAATTTCTTGTCCAGGTTTGCCACATGTTAATTTACCATTATCGTCAATAAAATCAAAAGAGTAATCTACAATGATTAATGCTTTGTTACTCATTAGAACAGCCTCCCAATATGTGTTTAAAAAGCGTTAGATTGGTATATTTATATAAAGCTAAAACTTTTGTAATCGTTTAAATTAAATTGGCAGTAAAAATATACACCATAATTAAAACGAAATGTAATTATAGTATATAGACTTTACTTTAAGCACACAATCATTATTTAAAATATATGAGGAGTTATAACATGTTTATCAATGCAAAAGATTTCGGATTAAAAGAAAAAAGTAAATATAAGGATACAAGAGCGATTCAAAAAGCATTAAATTACGCAAAAAAAGGCAGACACACTGTTTATATACCTAAAGGAACTTATTATATCAGAAAAGCTTTAGTTATTTATGATTCTACAACATTGTTATTGGAAGAAGGTGCAACACTTTTAAGAAAAGGGAAAGATGCATTATTAAAAAATGGTAGACGCTTAAAGCTATATCATGGCTATAATGGAAATAGTCACATTTATATTAAAGGAGGAACTTTTGATATGAATGGAGGCGAATATCCATATAATAATACAGCCATGTGCATGGGACATGCAGAAGACATTCAAATTTTAGGTGTAACATTCAAAAATATTGTTGGAGGGCATGCACTCGACGCATGCGGAATCAATGGTTTACACATATCAGAATGTGAATTTAAAGGATTTCTTGATATTGATGGAGATCGTTCTTTTTCTGAAGCAGTACAATTGGACATACAAGTACCTGGTGCTTTTCCTAAATTTGGAACTACAGATGGAACGATTACGAAAAATGTTGTCATTGAAAAATGTTATTTTGGCTGTTCAGATCATCCTAAAATGAAAGCGTGGAATAGAGCTATTGGCTCTCATGCCAGTAGATATAACTGCTATTATGAAAACATTCATATCAATCAAAACATCTTTGATAATTTAAATGAGTATGCTTTAACTCCTCTAAAGTCAAAAGACACATTTATTACAAAAAATAAATTTATAAATTGTAATGGTGGAATAAGATTTCTTGGAGTGAAGGATGGTAAAAATGCTGCCGATCCTATTACAGGACAAGTGATGGAAACTCAAGCTGGTGAGAATTTCAATGTGATAGGTAATACTTTTATTGGTAAGATGAAAAGAGATGCGATTCATATTAGAAGTTATCATCACGTCCAACATCAAAACGTTTTTATAGCGGCAAATCAATTTGAAGATGCTTCACAATCAATACATTTAGAAAATATTAATGGACTTACTTTAAATCAGGAACAAACAAAAATCAAAATCAAGAGTATTGATGTGAAAAACATCAGTAATTAAAGATTTAGAAATATATTAATCATATAGTAAAAGCATAAGAGTACAATCGTTAATAGGTAAAATGATTACTGAAGTTTCCATTGGTAGAGTAAGTTGAATCATGTCATAATTTTTATACTTAGGGCACCTCGTTAATTTAGTTTAGTGATGTTTATTAAATTATACGAAAGTGCCTTATTTTTTTAGAGTATTTCAATGTGAAATTACATATAAGAGCAAAGTATTTTGGCGAGACTCATGAGGGAATAGGACAAGCTGAAGACTTATATAGGCTGAAGCTGTCTCATAAGAAAGCAAGCCAACAATACAAAGTATTGTAAATAAAGAAGCCAGTAAATGAATTTACAAAAACTCATTTACTGGCTATTTTCTAGGAATTATGTCCCGGCCTCTTATTTTATGAAATTATAAAAAATATTGTATTCACAAGAATTTTTACAATTCATGTAAAGTTAGTTTTTCTTATTAAAAGCGCCGATAATTTTAACTTGAAAATCCAAAGTCTCTAAAATTGAAATAATTTTATTCACATCATTATTTATAGCAGTATCGGCTTGAACATAAAAATGATACATACCTAATTGAGTTTTAAGTGGTCTAGATTCAATCCACGATAAATTTATGTTGAATAAAGTAAAAGTATTTAAAACACTAGCTAAAAGTCCTGGCTTATCATACTTAGGCGTGATAAGGAAGATAGTTGTGTTTGGATGTTCAATAAAATGAGTATGATTTTTCACTACTAAAAATCTAGTTACATTATGAGGGTAATCTTGTATATGTTGATCTAAAGTATGGTAGCCATAAGTTTCCCCACTCCCAATAGGAGCTATTGCTCCAATACCATCTTTTATCATGTTAAGGCTTTGAATAGTGCTATCTACATAATCATAGTCAAACTGTTGACGATGAATGTAGTTTATTGTTTGACTGATTGCTGGAGCAATTGAATATACTTTATGAATATCATCAAGTGAATTTGAATGATGACCGTAAAGTGAAAAATCTATATCTAGTTGAATTTCACCATGTGCGTATACATCATGATGTGCTAATGAATCAGCGACAATGTTAATAGTACCTTCAATAGAGTTTTCAATAGGGACAATTCCGACAGCCTGTTTATCTTTAGATACGGATTGAATGACTTCATGCAAGTTAGATAATGGAATGAAGTCATACTGTTCATGTGATTCAAATTGCTTAGCGGCTAGATATGAAAAAGTTCCTTTAGGTCCTAGATAATATAAATGCATTATGCCACCTCGTTTAAATTAATGGAAAGGGCACTTCATAGGTTCTTCTTTTTTATAGAAGAAATTCGTATGATGCATTGTATTATCATATCCATGATGATAGTTAGAAGTTAAAGTTGGTGAAAGTGGAGGTGCCAGCCAAGACCACTTACCAGTAACATTTCTGTTTTGTTGATGTTCATTTCGTTCAAACATTTCAAATTGCTTCGCTGCAGTTAAGTGGTCAACAATAGAAACACCATCAGCTTTAAATGAATGATACACAGCATGATTTAACTCTACGAGTGCTCGATCTTTATTAAATGAATTATTTTTAAGTGTATCAAATTCAAAAGCTTCTGCAACTTTTTCTAAAAGATTATAACGATAGGTGTCTGTGAAATTACGTACAGCAATTTCGGTTACCATATACCATCCATTAAAAGGTGCTGTAGGGTAAGTAATACCACCGATTTTTAAATCCATATTTGAAATAATAGGTACCGCATACCATTTTAAACCTAATTTTGAAAGCTTGGGATAGTGTTCATGATGTATAGAAACTTCTTTTACAATATCATTTGGAAGTTCGTGTATTTTTATAGTGTCGTTAGGCAATTGATAAATCAGAGGTAAAATATCAAAATTTGAACCTTTACCTTTCCAACCTAGATGTTCAGCTAAACGAGTAACCTTTTTTTCAGATGGATCGCCAACATTTTCATAACCAGCATAACGAATCAACTGATTATTATAAATTTTAGGTGTATCTTCAGGACTAAAAATTGTAATATATGGTTTGATTTTTCCGCCGTTAGTAGCTTCTTTAATATGTGTATGTATAAATTTTATAAATTCTTTTTCGTCACATACATCTCGGGCATCTTTAACATTTAAAGAATTCCAAAACAGTCTACCAATACAACGATTTGAGTTTCTCCATGCCATTTTTGCACCGTAAGATAATTCTTCATAAGTATGTGTGTAACTACCAGTCAAGTTAATTTCTTGCTCAATCTCTTTCATTCTATTTTCAATTTCATTAGTATTATATTTTAATTCGCTATACATGGTCTGAATAAATGATCTTGCTTTATCTATTAGCATTTAAAACACCTCAATCGTCATTATACGTGAGCATATACTGTTTCTTGAATAATATAGGTAATTGTCATAAATTTGTCGACACTATATTAGAATTTATTAGGAAATAAATGTAAATCAAACATGCAAGTACCTACTATATATGAATTATGATAAAATAATTGTAAATATTTAAGTCGATTGGAGAGGTTAAAGTGTACCAATATAACGACGATAGCTTAATGTTACACAATGATTTATATCAAATTAATATGGCTGAAAGCTACTGGAATGATGGTATCCATGAAAGAATAGCAGTGTTTGATTTGTATTTTCGAAAAATGCCATTTAATAGTGGATATGCGGTATTCAACGGATTGAAACGCGTTGTGAATTTCATCGAAAACTTTGGGTTTACAAATGAAGATATCACATATTTAAAATCGATAGGTTATGAAGAAGATTTTCTAAATTACCTAAAAGATTTGAAATTTACAGGGAATATTAAATCTATGCAAGAAGGTGAAATTTGTTTTGGTAATGAGCCATTATTAAGAGTTGAAGCACCTTTAATCCAAGCGCAACTTATTGAAACTATTTTGTTAAATATCATTAATTTCCAAACATTAATTGCAACTAAAGCCAGCCGAATTCGTCAAATAGCAACTCATGACACTTTGATGGAATTTGGTACAAGAAGAGCTCAAGAGATCGATGCTGCACTGTGGGGCGCTAGAGCAGCCTTTATTGGAGGGTTTGATTCTACAAGTAATGTTAGAGCAGGAAAACTTTTTAATATACCTGTATCTGGCACACATGCACA
Encoded proteins:
- a CDS encoding isochorismatase family cysteine hydrolase is translated as MSNKALIIVDYSFDFIDDNGKLTCGKPGQEIETFITQRIKNYHNNQQEIFFLMDLHYENDKFHPESKLFPNHNIHQTPGRELYGEVGRLYNSIKDQMNVHYLDKTRYDSFYGTPLDSLLRERQINDIEIVGVCTDICILHTAVSAYNLGYNITIPIRGVASFNQDGHQWALSHFKNSLGAKVED
- a CDS encoding glycosyl hydrolase family 28-related protein, which encodes MFINAKDFGLKEKSKYKDTRAIQKALNYAKKGRHTVYIPKGTYYIRKALVIYDSTTLLLEEGATLLRKGKDALLKNGRRLKLYHGYNGNSHIYIKGGTFDMNGGEYPYNNTAMCMGHAEDIQILGVTFKNIVGGHALDACGINGLHISECEFKGFLDIDGDRSFSEAVQLDIQVPGAFPKFGTTDGTITKNVVIEKCYFGCSDHPKMKAWNRAIGSHASRYNCYYENIHINQNIFDNLNEYALTPLKSKDTFITKNKFINCNGGIRFLGVKDGKNAADPITGQVMETQAGENFNVIGNTFIGKMKRDAIHIRSYHHVQHQNVFIAANQFEDASQSIHLENINGLTLNQEQTKIKIKSIDVKNISN
- a CDS encoding prephenate dehydratase produces the protein MHLYYLGPKGTFSYLAAKQFESHEQYDFIPLSNLHEVIQSVSKDKQAVGIVPIENSIEGTINIVADSLAHHDVYAHGEIQLDIDFSLYGHHSNSLDDIHKVYSIAPAISQTINYIHRQQFDYDYVDSTIQSLNMIKDGIGAIAPIGSGETYGYHTLDQHIQDYPHNVTRFLVVKNHTHFIEHPNTTIFLITPKYDKPGLLASVLNTFTLFNINLSWIESRPLKTQLGMYHFYVQADTAINNDVNKIISILETLDFQVKIIGAFNKKN
- a CDS encoding nitric oxide synthase oxygenase, translating into MLIDKARSFIQTMYSELKYNTNEIENRMKEIEQEINLTGSYTHTYEELSYGAKMAWRNSNRCIGRLFWNSLNVKDARDVCDEKEFIKFIHTHIKEATNGGKIKPYITIFSPEDTPKIYNNQLIRYAGYENVGDPSEKKVTRLAEHLGWKGKGSNFDILPLIYQLPNDTIKIHELPNDIVKEVSIHHEHYPKLSKLGLKWYAVPIISNMDLKIGGITYPTAPFNGWYMVTEIAVRNFTDTYRYNLLEKVAEAFEFDTLKNNSFNKDRALVELNHAVYHSFKADGVSIVDHLTAAKQFEMFERNEHQQNRNVTGKWSWLAPPLSPTLTSNYHHGYDNTMHHTNFFYKKEEPMKCPFH